In Streptomyces sp. NBC_01408, one DNA window encodes the following:
- the dhaK gene encoding dihydroxyacetone kinase subunit DhaK → MRMLINSPETVVADALRGMAAAHPELDVDVQRRVVVRRDARDGGRVGVVSGGGSGHEPLHAGFVGYGMLSAACPGEVFTSPVPDQMLRAAGAVDSGQGVLFVVKNYTGDVLNFEMAAELAEEEGLRIERVLVDDDVAVTDSLYTAGRRGTGATLFVEKIAGAAAEEGAPLERVAAIARRVDASSRSFGVALSACTTPAKGSPTFELPDGELELGIGIHGEPGRERRPMMPAREIAEVAVGAVLEELAEVGPADGPVLALVNGMGATPLLELYGFHAEVAHLLGARGVPVARTLVGNYVTSLDMAGCSVTLCRVDEELLRLWDAPVQTAALRWGR, encoded by the coding sequence ATGAGGATGCTCATCAACAGTCCGGAGACGGTCGTCGCCGACGCCCTGCGGGGGATGGCGGCCGCCCACCCCGAGCTGGACGTCGACGTGCAGCGGCGGGTCGTCGTACGGCGGGACGCGCGGGACGGCGGACGGGTCGGGGTGGTTTCCGGGGGCGGGTCCGGGCACGAGCCGCTGCATGCCGGGTTCGTGGGGTACGGGATGCTGTCGGCCGCCTGCCCCGGGGAGGTGTTCACCTCGCCCGTGCCCGATCAGATGCTGCGGGCGGCCGGGGCCGTGGACTCCGGGCAGGGGGTGCTGTTCGTCGTCAAGAACTACACGGGGGACGTGCTCAACTTCGAGATGGCCGCCGAGCTCGCCGAGGAGGAGGGCCTGCGCATCGAACGGGTCCTGGTCGACGACGACGTCGCGGTGACCGACAGCCTGTACACGGCCGGGCGGCGCGGCACCGGGGCCACCCTGTTCGTGGAGAAGATCGCGGGGGCGGCCGCCGAGGAAGGGGCGCCCCTGGAACGGGTGGCGGCGATCGCCCGGCGCGTCGACGCGTCCTCGCGCAGCTTCGGCGTGGCGCTCAGTGCCTGCACCACGCCCGCGAAGGGCAGCCCCACCTTCGAACTGCCCGACGGCGAGCTGGAACTGGGGATCGGCATCCACGGCGAGCCGGGCCGGGAGCGGCGTCCCATGATGCCGGCGCGGGAGATCGCGGAGGTCGCGGTGGGGGCCGTGCTGGAGGAGCTGGCCGAGGTGGGTCCGGCCGACGGCCCGGTGCTCGCGCTCGTCAACGGGATGGGGGCGACGCCGCTGCTGGAGCTGTACGGGTTCCACGCGGAGGTCGCGCACCTGCTGGGTGCCCGCGGCGTGCCGGTGGCGCGGACGCTGGTGGGGAACTACGTCACCTCCCTCGACATGGCGGGCTGTTCGGTCACGCTGTGCCGCGTGGACGAGGAGTTGCTGCGGCTGTGGGACGCGCCCGTCCAGACGGCGGCGCTGCGCTGGGGACGCTAG